A window of the Citrus sinensis cultivar Valencia sweet orange chromosome 9, DVS_A1.0, whole genome shotgun sequence genome harbors these coding sequences:
- the LOC102621957 gene encoding ABC transporter C family member 3-like isoform X3, translating into MYSGTDFLLKQAFLRGVSGSLHLFLLLGLFGLWVWKKLKVGEGDHSGGSKERFKNKKALWYKLTLVCCFVVSLSSLVLCLLSYFYWYGNGRSYDQLVILFDFGVRTLGWGAICVYLRTVFLNLRQPKLPILLKIWWGFYVFISCYCLIVDIVLYQKQVNLPIQFLLSDVVSVITGLLPCFVGFMSKNEGEDTLILQEPLLKVDSGESEGTVASIKSRGADTVTPYSNAGLFSVLTYTWINSLIALGNKKTLDLEDVPQLDSGNSVVGVFATFKNKLETEAGLGSGLTSLKLIKAMFRSVWKDFLLTALVAVVCTLATYVGPYLIDTLVQYLSGKRDFENEGYALVSAFCVAKLVECLCQRFFVFRLEQLGIRLRAALIAMIYNKSLKLSSQAKQGNTSGEIINFMTVDAERVAELSWYIHDPWLFLLEVALSFLILYKSLGIASVAAFFGTVIFMLVNVPLSRVQEKFQNELMKSKDERMKATSEILRNMRILKLQGWELKFLSKTIDLRKSESGWLKRCLYTSSITSFVFWCAPTFVSVITFGTCILLKVPLESGKVLSAIATFRLLQILIYKLPAIISMTIQTKVSLQRIASFFCLDELQPDLVEKQPRGSSETAIEIADGNFSWDISSHNPTLKDINLKVFHGMRVAVCGTVGSGKSSLLSCILGEVPKISGTLKLCGTKAYVAQSPWIQSGKIEDNILFGKEMDRERYNAVLDACSLEKDLEILSFGDQTVVGERGINLSGGQKQRIQIARALYQDADIYLFDDPFSAVDAHTGSHLFKEVLLGLLNSKTVLYVTHQVEFLPAADLVLVIKDGKITQAGKYTDVINSGTDFMELVDAHKQALSTLDSIEGRPLSEKGSANGENDGTSATDGVVKEVENKEVQNDREDKVAEPQRQLVQEEEREKGKVEFSVYWKYITAAYGGVLVPFILLAQTLFQILQIASNYWIAWATPASKDIKPRVTGSMLLIVFVALAFGSSFCILARSTLLATAGYKTATLLFNKMHYCIFRAPMSFFDATPSGRIINRASTDQSAVDLSIPALIGSFAFSIIRVLGVIGVMSLVAWQVFIVFIPVIATCIWYQQYYISSARELSRLVGVCKAPLIQHFAETVSGSTTIRSFDQESRFIDTNMELMDGYSRPTFHVAAAMEWLGLRLDMLSNITFAFSLVFLISIPKGFIDPAIAGLAVTYGLTLNNLQAMLIWLACQMENKIISVERIFQYTCIPSEPPLEIEESRPNHSWPSHGKIDLRDLQVRYAPHMPFVLRGISCTFPGGKKTGIVGRTGSGKSTLIQTLFRIVEPAAGQILIDGIDISLIGLHDLRTRLSIIPQDPVMFEGTVRSNVDPLEEYTDEQIWEALDKCQLGDEVRKKEGKLDSKVTENGENWSMGQRQLVCLGRVLLKRRKILMLDEATASVDTATDNLIQQSLRQHFSDCTVITIAHRITSVIDSDMVLLLSHGLIEEYDSPRKLLENKSSSFSQLVAEYTQRSSSSLAGN; encoded by the exons ATGTATTCAGGGACTGATTTTCTTCTTAAGCAAGCTTTCCTTCGTGGGGTTTCTGGTTCTTTGCACTTATTTTTGCTGCTTGGGTTGTTTGGATTGTGGGTTTGGAAGAAGCTGAAAGTTGGTGAAGGTGATCATAGTGGAGGGTCCAAGGAGAGGTTCAAGAACAAGAAAGCTTTGTGGTATAAGCTGACTTTGGTTTGTTGCTTTGTTGTTTCACTGTCTAGTCTTGTGTTGTGTCTGTTGAGTTACTTTTATTGGTATGGAAATGGCAGGTCTTATGATCAACTTGTGATCCTTTTCGATTTTGGGGTTAGAACACTTGGTTGGGGTGCaatttgtgtttatttgcGTACAGTGTTTCTTAATTTAAGGCAACCAAAGCTCCCGATATTGTTGAAAATTTGGTGGggcttttatgtttttatttcttgttacTGTCTGATTGTTGACATTGTCCTGTACCAAAAGCAAGTAAACTTACCAATTCAGTTTCTACTATCTGATGTTGTATCTGTTATCACTGGATTGCTTCCATGTTTTGTGGGTTTTATGAGTAAAAACGAGGGCGAAGATACCCTTATCCTTCAAGAACCCCTTTTGAAAGTAGATTCTGGTGAAAGTGAAGGGACGGTAGCATCAATCAAGTCCAGAGGAGCTGATACtgtgactccttattcaaatGCTGGTCTATTCAGTGTTCTTACTTACACCTGGATAAATTCTCTAATTGCTCTTGGCAATAAGAAAACTTTAGACCTTGAGGATGTGCCTCAATTAGATAGTGGTAATAGTGTGGTTGGGGTCTTTGCAACTTTTAAGAATAAGCTTGAGACTGAAGCTGGATTGGGAAGTGGACTCACCTCACTAAAGCTGATCAAAGCAATGTTCCGCTCCGTTTGGAAAGATTTTCTTCTTACAGCTTTAGTGGCCGTTGTGTGCACATTGGCCACTTATGTTGGCCCTTATCTCATTGATACTTTAGTTCAATATCTCTCTGGGAAGCGGGATTTTGAAAATGAGGGGTATGCTTTGGTTTCTGCTTTTTGCGTTGCTAAGCTTGTGGAGTGCCTCTGCCAGAGATTCTTTGTTTTCCGGTTGGAGCAGCTTGGAATTAGGTTGCGGGCAGCTCTTATTGCAATGATCTACAATAAAAGTCTGAAACTTTCATCTCAGGCTAAGCAAGGCAATACTAGCGGGGAAATCATAAATTTCATGACTGTCGATGCTGAGAGGGTTGCTGAATTAAGTTGGTATATTCATGATCCGTGGTTATTTCTCTTGGAAGTTGCTTTGTCCTTTTTAATCTTGTACAAGAGTCTTGGGATAGCATCGGTTGCAGCATTTTTTGGAACAGTAATTTTTATGCTGGTGAATGTTCCTTTGAGTAGAGTGCAAGAGAAATTTCAGAACGAGTTGATGAAATCAAAAGATGAAAGAATGAAGGCAACTTCGGAGATTTTAAGAAACATGAGGATTCTCAAGCTTCAGGGATGGGAATTGAAGTTTCTGTCTAAGACTATTGATCTCAGAAAGAGCGAGAGTGGATGGCTGAAAAGATGTCTTTACACTTCCTCCATAACATCCTTTGTCTTTTGGTGTGCTCCCACTTTTGTGTCTGTGATCACATTTGGAACTTGTATACTTCTGAAAGTCCCACTTGAGTCAGGAAAGGTATTATCTGCAATTGCAACATTCAGGCTTcttcaaatactaatttatAAGCTGCCTGCCATAATTTCAATGACAATTCAGACAAAGGTTTCACTTCAAAGAATTGCCTCTTTCTTTTGTCTTGATGAGTTGCAGCCTGATCTTGTTGAGAAGCAACCAAGAGGTAGTTCTGAAACAGCAATTGAGATAGCTGATGGGAATTTTTCATGGGATATTTCTTCACATAATCCAACATTGAAAGACATAAACTTGAAAGTGTTTCACGGCATGAGGGTTGCAGTTTGTGGTACTGTTGGCTCTGGCAAATCAAGCTTGCTTTCTTGTATTTTGGGAGAAGTACCCAAGATATCTGGTACCCTGAAGTTGTGTGGTACAAAGGCCTATGTGGCACAGTCGCCTTGGATACAGAGTGGCAAGATTGAagataacattttatttggaaaGGAGATGGACAGGGAAAGGTACAACGCAGTGCTTGATGCGTGTTCCCTGGAGAAGGACTTGGAAATCCTGTCATTTGGTGATCAGACAGTTGTAGGCGAGAGAGGGATCAATTTGAGTGGAGGACAGAAACAAAGAATACAGATTGCACGTGCTCTTTACCAAGATGCTGATATCTATCTGTTTGATGATCCGTTTAGTGCTGTGGATGCTCATACAGGATCTCACCTCTTTAAA GAAGTTTTGTTGGGCCTTTTGAATTCAAAGACTGTATTATATGTTACTCATCAAGTGGAGTTCTTACCTGCTGCTGATCTAGTCTTG GTAATTAAAGATGGAAAGATTACACAAGCTGGAAAGTACACTGATGTTATAAACTCTGGAACTGATTTTATGGAACTTGTGGATGCACATAAGCAAGCTTTATCAACGCTTGATTCCATTGAGGGGAGGCCTCTTTCTGAAAAAGGATCTGCCAATGGAGAAAATGATGGTACAAGTGCTACTGATGGGGTTGTCAAGGAAGTAGAAAACAAAGAAGTTCAGAATGATAGAGAAGATAAAGTTGCAGAGCCGCAAAGGCAGCTTGTTCAAGAAGAAGAGAGGGAGAAAGGTAAAGTTGAGTTTTCAGTGTACTGGAAATATATCACTGCAGCTTACGGAGGAGTTCTTGTGCCCTTCATATTGCTGGCACAGACGCTCTTTCAAATCCTTCAAATTGCCAGCAATTATTGGATCGCTTGGGCAACTCCAGCTTCAAAGGACATAAAACCTAGAGTTACAGGCTCTAtgctattaattgtttttgtagcTTTGGCTTTTGGAAGTTCTTTTTGCATCCTTGCCAGATCCACACTTCTTGCAACGGCTGGATACAAAACAGCCACTCTGCTCTTTAATAAAATGCATTATTGCATCTTCCGTGCCCCCATGTCCTTCTTTGATGCAACCCCCAGTGGTCGAATTATAAACAGA GCATCTACCGACCAAAGTGCTGTTGATTTGAGCATTCCTGCTCTCATTGGGTCCTTTGCATTCTCAATCATTCGGGTTCTAGGAGTGATTGGAGTGATGTCTCTGGTTGCATGGCaggtttttattgtttttatccCTGTGATTGCTACCTGCATCTGGTATCAG CAATATTACATATCTTCAGCACGGGAGCTTTCTCGGCTGGTTGGAGTATGCAAAGCTCCATTAATACAGCATTTTGCAGAAACTGTTTCCGGGTCAACCACTATCAGGAGCTTTGATCAAGAATCAAGGTTTATAGACACAAACATGGAACTGATGGATGGATATTCTCGACCAACATTCCATGTTGCTGCTGCCATGGAATGGCTAGGCTTGCGCCTGGATATGTTGTCTAACATCACATTTGCCTTCTCTTTGGTTTTCTTAATCTCCATTCCGAAGGGATTTATTGATCCAG CAATTGCTGGCCTAGCTGTGACATATGGACTCACCCTAAATAACTTACAAGCTATGTTAATATGGCTTGCTTGCCAAATGGAGAACAAGATTATATCAGTTGAGAGAATTTTTCAGTATACTTGTATTCCTAGTGAGCCCCCGCTCGAAATAGAAGAAAGTCGGCCCAACCATTCTTGGCCATCACATGGGAAGATTGACCTGCGTGATCTTCAG GTTCGCTATGCACCACACATGCCCTTTGTGTTGCGAGGTATCTCGTGTACTTTCCCAGGGGGAAAGAAAACTGGTATTGTAGGGAGGACGGGCAGTGGTAAATCAACTCTCATTCAAACACTGTTCCGGATTGTTGAACCTGCTGCTGGTCAGATTCTTATAGATGGCATCGATATCTCATTGATTGGACTACATGATTTGCGGACAAGACTAAGCATTATTCCCCAGGATCCTGTCATGTTTGAAGGGACTGTGCGAAGCAATGTAGACCCTCTTGAAGAATATACGGATGAGCAAATATGGGAG GCTCTGGATAAATGCCAACTTGGAGATGAAGTTAGGAAGAAGGAAGGGAAACTAGATTCAAAAG TTACTGAGAATGGAGAGAACTGGAGCATGGGCCAGAGACAGCTGGTATGTCTTGGCCGTGTGCTactgaaaagaagaaaaatcttgATGCTTGATGAAGCTACAGCATCTGTTGACACTGCTACTGATAATCTGATCCAACAAAGTCTCCGGCAGCACTTCTCTGACTGCACAGTCATAACCATTGCTCATCGGATAACGTCTGTTATTGACAGTGATATGGTTCTGCTTCTCAGTCATG GACTCATCGAGGAATATGATTCCCCAAGAAAGTTGCTAGAGAACAAGTCATCCTCTTTCTCACAACTTGTTGCAGAGTACACCCAGAGGTCCAGTTCCAGTTTAGCTGGGAATTGA
- the LOC102621957 gene encoding ABC transporter C family member 3-like isoform X2, whose product MELFDSSKHVLSTFFTFSSSSLIMLLGADFLLKPIFLRWFSCSLHLVLLVGLLVSWGWNKIKTGEGDHNGGSREMFKNKKALWYKLTLACCFGVSLFNIVFSLLSYFYWYENGWSDYQLVTLLDFGVKTLGWSAICVCLHTVFLNSRQPKLPILLKLWWAFYVFISCYCLIVDIVLCEKQVSLQIQYLISDVASAMTGLFLCFVGILSKIEGEDALLLREPLLKADSNEIDGTVPSIKSEGADKLTPYSRAGVLSVITYSWINSLIALGNKKTLDLEDVPQLDSGDSVSGAFANFKNKLETEGGVGSGLTTVKLIKAMFCSVWKDVLVTGFLTVLYTLASYVGPYLIDTFVQYLNGRRDFENEGYVLVSAFCVAKLVECLCQRFRVFRLQQLGIRMRAALIAMIYNKGLTLSSQAKQGQSSGEIINFMTVDAERVADFSWYIHDPWLVLFEVALSILILYKNLGIASLAALFGTVIVMLVNIPLGRVQENFQDKLMKSKDERMKATSEILRNMRILKLQGWEMKFLSKIINLRKRETGWLKKYVYTSAIGSFVFWGAPTFVSVATFGTCILLNVPLESGKMLSAIATFRLLQVPIYNLPDVISMIIQTKVSLQRIASFFCLDELQPDLVEKQPRGSSETAIEIADGNFSWDISSHNPTLKDINLKVFHGMRVAVCGTVGSGKSSLLSCILGEVPKISGTLKLCGTKAYVAQSPWIQSGKIEDNILFGKEMDRERYNAVLDACSLEKDLEILSFGDQTVVGERGINLSGGQKQRIQIARALYQDADIYLFDDPFSAVDAHTGSHLFKEVLLGLLNSKTVLYVTHQVEFLPAADLVLVIKDGKITQAGKYTDVINSGTDFMELVDAHKQALSTLDSIEGRPLSEKGSANGENDGTSATDGVVKEVENKEVQNDREDKVAEPQRQLVQEEEREKGKVEFSVYWKYITAAYGGVLVPFILLAQTLFQILQIASNYWIAWATPASKDIKPRVTGSMLLIVFVALAFGSSFCILARSTLLATAGYKTATLLFNKMHYCIFRAPMSFFDATPSGRIINRASTDQSAVDLSIPALIGSFAFSIIRVLGVIGVMSLVAWQVFIVFIPVIATCIWYQQYYISSARELSRLVGVCKAPLIQHFAETVSGSTTIRSFDQESRFIDTNMELMDGYSRPTFHVAAAMEWLGLRLDMLSNITFAFSLVFLISIPKGFIDPAIAGLAVTYGLTLNNLQAMLIWLACQMENKIISVERIFQYTCIPSEPPLEIEESRPNHSWPSHGKIDLRDLQVRYAPHMPFVLRGISCTFPGGKKTGIVGRTGSGKSTLIQTLFRIVEPAAGQILIDGIDISLIGLHDLRTRLSIIPQDPVMFEGTVRSNVDPLEEYTDEQIWEALDKCQLGDEVRKKEGKLDSKVTENGENWSMGQRQLVCLGRVLLKRRKILMLDEATASVDTATDNLIQQSLRQHFSDCTVITIAHRITSVIDSDMVLLLSHGLIEEYDSPRKLLENKSSSFSQLVAEYTQRSSSSLAGN is encoded by the exons ATGGAGCtttttgattcatcaaagcATGTTTTGTCAACTTTCTTCACATTCTCATCATCTTCACTAATAATGCTTTTAGGTGCTGATTTTCTTCTTAAACCAATTTTCCTACGTTGGTTTTCCTGTTCATTGCATTTAGTTTTGCTAGTTGGGCTGCTTGTCTCGTGGGGttggaacaaaataaaaactggtGAAGGTGATCATAATGGAGGTTCGAGGGAGATGTTCAAGAACAAGAAGGCTTTGTGGTACAAGCTGACTTTGGCTTGTTGTTTTGGTGTTTCATTGTTTAATATTGTGTTCTCTTTGCTGAGTTACTTTTATTGGTATGAAAACGGCTGGTCTGATTATCAACTGGTGACCCTTTTGGATTTTGGGGTTAAAACACTTGGCTGGAGTGCAATTTGTGTTTGTTTGCATACCGTATTTCTTAATTCAAGGCAACCAAAGTTACCAATTTTGTTGAAACTTTGGTGGgccttttatgtgtttatcTCATGCTACTGTCTAATTGTTGACATTGTTCTATGCGAAAAACAAGTATCTTTGCAAATTCAGTACTTAATATCAGATGTTGCATCCGCTATGACTGGATTGTTTCTATGTTTTGTGGGAATTTTGAGTAAAATTGAGGGTGAAGATGCCCTTCTCCTTCGAGAACCCCTATTGAAAGCTGATTCTAATGAAATTGATGGTACAGTGCCATCAATCAAGTCCGAAGGGGCTGATAAATTGACACCTTATTCAAGAGCTGGTGTACTTAGTGTTATTACTTACTCATGGATAAATTCTCTAATTGCTCTTGGCAATAAGAAAACCTTAGACCTCGAGGATGTTCCTCAGTTAGATAGTGGTGATAGCGTGAGTGGGGCCTTtgctaattttaaaaataagcttGAGACTGAAGGTGGTGTGGGGAGTGGACTCACAACAGTGAAGCTGATCAAAGCAATGTTCTGCTCAGTTTGGAAAGATGTTCTTGTTACAGGTTTTTTAACTGTTCTGTACACTTTGGCCTCGTATGTTGGCCCTTATCTCATTGACACTTTCGTTCAATATCTCAATGGAAGGCGGGATTTTGAAAATGAGGGGTATGTTTTAGTTTCTGCCTTTTGTGTTGCTAAGCTTGTGGAGTGCCTCTGCCAGAGGTTCCGGGTTTTCCGGTTGCAACAGCTTGGAATTAGGATGCGAGCAGCACTTATTGCAATGATATACAATAAAGGTTTAACACTTTCATCTCAAGCAAAGCAAGGCCAAAGTAGTGGGgaaatcattaatttcatgacTGTTGATGCTGAGAGGGTTGCTGACTTCAGTTGGTATATTCATGATCCTTGGTTAGTCCTCTTTGAAGTTGCTTTGTCCATTTTAATCTTGTACAAGAACCTTGGGATAGCATCATTGGCAGCTCTTTTCGGAACGGTAATTGTTATGCTGGTAAATATTCCTTTGGGTAGAGTGCAAGAGAACTTTCAAGACAAGTTGATGAAATCAAAAGATGAAAGAATGAAGGCAACTTCGGAGATTTTAAGGAACATGAGAATTCTCAAGCTTCAGGGATGGGAAATGAAGTTTCTTTCTAAGATTATTAATCTCAGAAAGAGAGAGACTGGATGGCTGAAAAAGTATGTTTACACTTCAGCCATAGgttcatttgttttttgggGTGCTCCCACTTTTGTGTCAGTGGCCACATTTGGAACATGTATCCTTTTAAATGTCCCACTTGAGTCTGGAAAGATGCTATCTGCAATTGCAACATTCAGGCTTCTTCAAGTACCAATATATAATCTTCCCGACGTAATTTCAATGATAATTCAGACAAAG GTTTCACTTCAAAGAATTGCCTCTTTCTTTTGTCTTGATGAGTTGCAGCCTGATCTTGTTGAGAAGCAACCAAGAGGTAGTTCTGAAACAGCAATTGAGATAGCTGATGGGAATTTTTCATGGGATATTTCTTCACATAATCCAACATTGAAAGACATAAACTTGAAAGTGTTTCACGGCATGAGGGTTGCAGTTTGTGGTACTGTTGGCTCTGGCAAATCAAGCTTGCTTTCTTGTATTTTGGGAGAAGTACCCAAGATATCTGGTACCCTGAAGTTGTGTGGTACAAAGGCCTATGTGGCACAGTCGCCTTGGATACAGAGTGGCAAGATTGAagataacattttatttggaaaGGAGATGGACAGGGAAAGGTACAACGCAGTGCTTGATGCGTGTTCCCTGGAGAAGGACTTGGAAATCCTGTCATTTGGTGATCAGACAGTTGTAGGCGAGAGAGGGATCAATTTGAGTGGAGGACAGAAACAAAGAATACAGATTGCACGTGCTCTTTACCAAGATGCTGATATCTATCTGTTTGATGATCCGTTTAGTGCTGTGGATGCTCATACAGGATCTCACCTCTTTAAA GAAGTTTTGTTGGGCCTTTTGAATTCAAAGACTGTATTATATGTTACTCATCAAGTGGAGTTCTTACCTGCTGCTGATCTAGTCTTG GTAATTAAAGATGGAAAGATTACACAAGCTGGAAAGTACACTGATGTTATAAACTCTGGAACTGATTTTATGGAACTTGTGGATGCACATAAGCAAGCTTTATCAACGCTTGATTCCATTGAGGGGAGGCCTCTTTCTGAAAAAGGATCTGCCAATGGAGAAAATGATGGTACAAGTGCTACTGATGGGGTTGTCAAGGAAGTAGAAAACAAAGAAGTTCAGAATGATAGAGAAGATAAAGTTGCAGAGCCGCAAAGGCAGCTTGTTCAAGAAGAAGAGAGGGAGAAAGGTAAAGTTGAGTTTTCAGTGTACTGGAAATATATCACTGCAGCTTACGGAGGAGTTCTTGTGCCCTTCATATTGCTGGCACAGACGCTCTTTCAAATCCTTCAAATTGCCAGCAATTATTGGATCGCTTGGGCAACTCCAGCTTCAAAGGACATAAAACCTAGAGTTACAGGCTCTAtgctattaattgtttttgtagcTTTGGCTTTTGGAAGTTCTTTTTGCATCCTTGCCAGATCCACACTTCTTGCAACGGCTGGATACAAAACAGCCACTCTGCTCTTTAATAAAATGCATTATTGCATCTTCCGTGCCCCCATGTCCTTCTTTGATGCAACCCCCAGTGGTCGAATTATAAACAGA GCATCTACCGACCAAAGTGCTGTTGATTTGAGCATTCCTGCTCTCATTGGGTCCTTTGCATTCTCAATCATTCGGGTTCTAGGAGTGATTGGAGTGATGTCTCTGGTTGCATGGCaggtttttattgtttttatccCTGTGATTGCTACCTGCATCTGGTATCAG CAATATTACATATCTTCAGCACGGGAGCTTTCTCGGCTGGTTGGAGTATGCAAAGCTCCATTAATACAGCATTTTGCAGAAACTGTTTCCGGGTCAACCACTATCAGGAGCTTTGATCAAGAATCAAGGTTTATAGACACAAACATGGAACTGATGGATGGATATTCTCGACCAACATTCCATGTTGCTGCTGCCATGGAATGGCTAGGCTTGCGCCTGGATATGTTGTCTAACATCACATTTGCCTTCTCTTTGGTTTTCTTAATCTCCATTCCGAAGGGATTTATTGATCCAG CAATTGCTGGCCTAGCTGTGACATATGGACTCACCCTAAATAACTTACAAGCTATGTTAATATGGCTTGCTTGCCAAATGGAGAACAAGATTATATCAGTTGAGAGAATTTTTCAGTATACTTGTATTCCTAGTGAGCCCCCGCTCGAAATAGAAGAAAGTCGGCCCAACCATTCTTGGCCATCACATGGGAAGATTGACCTGCGTGATCTTCAG GTTCGCTATGCACCACACATGCCCTTTGTGTTGCGAGGTATCTCGTGTACTTTCCCAGGGGGAAAGAAAACTGGTATTGTAGGGAGGACGGGCAGTGGTAAATCAACTCTCATTCAAACACTGTTCCGGATTGTTGAACCTGCTGCTGGTCAGATTCTTATAGATGGCATCGATATCTCATTGATTGGACTACATGATTTGCGGACAAGACTAAGCATTATTCCCCAGGATCCTGTCATGTTTGAAGGGACTGTGCGAAGCAATGTAGACCCTCTTGAAGAATATACGGATGAGCAAATATGGGAG GCTCTGGATAAATGCCAACTTGGAGATGAAGTTAGGAAGAAGGAAGGGAAACTAGATTCAAAAG TTACTGAGAATGGAGAGAACTGGAGCATGGGCCAGAGACAGCTGGTATGTCTTGGCCGTGTGCTactgaaaagaagaaaaatcttgATGCTTGATGAAGCTACAGCATCTGTTGACACTGCTACTGATAATCTGATCCAACAAAGTCTCCGGCAGCACTTCTCTGACTGCACAGTCATAACCATTGCTCATCGGATAACGTCTGTTATTGACAGTGATATGGTTCTGCTTCTCAGTCATG GACTCATCGAGGAATATGATTCCCCAAGAAAGTTGCTAGAGAACAAGTCATCCTCTTTCTCACAACTTGTTGCAGAGTACACCCAGAGGTCCAGTTCCAGTTTAGCTGGGAATTGA